A window of the Aquimarina spinulae genome harbors these coding sequences:
- a CDS encoding MBOAT family O-acyltransferase — protein sequence MVEFNLLLIILYIACSIVLLALFKKENKWKALLITSLGFYYILVGYKMLFLILLAYIIFRLGFVIHRNLSKIRLGVFCILIPLIIYKITGTGFHFENYTSKDFQILEVLRWSSLFQIIGLSYFTFNGISYLIDIKRKYIKPEKSFFLVLLYLIYFPTIFSGPLHRAKYLIPQFKNISISDTSISKGMRLILWGLFKNMVIAQRIFILINVLSNSEISGPYYLILGLLFFFYLYCNFSSFIDFFQGISQIFGIQLKDNFRNRVYFSSSRQQFWRGWHITLNEWFRDYFFFILAKYDKKRKYTYLLLLITFILIALWHEFTLTLLIWGICNGLWIILEKKVNLQKLPYPKVRKVTGYIYHLLFSCILALIFISPDLMYLIKTIFINSASIPKEIIYRQTNNIAIIIFAFIIMDYHYSKAENKRFDEYLQSKPLFNRWFIYIKLTLIILVFSLNAGVDNYYTLF from the coding sequence ATGGTAGAGTTTAATTTACTACTAATCATTTTATATATTGCCTGTTCTATAGTTCTTCTAGCTTTATTCAAAAAAGAAAATAAATGGAAAGCTCTTTTGATAACAAGTTTAGGCTTTTACTACATATTAGTTGGTTATAAAATGTTGTTTTTAATATTGCTTGCCTATATTATATTTAGATTAGGTTTTGTAATACACCGTAATCTTTCAAAAATTAGATTAGGAGTGTTTTGTATATTAATCCCCTTAATTATATACAAAATAACTGGCACAGGTTTTCATTTTGAAAATTATACTTCTAAAGATTTTCAAATTTTAGAAGTACTTAGATGGTCATCCTTATTTCAAATAATTGGTCTTTCTTATTTCACTTTTAATGGAATAAGTTATTTGATAGACATCAAAAGAAAATACATTAAACCAGAAAAAAGCTTTTTTTTAGTCCTGTTATACTTAATCTATTTCCCAACCATATTTTCTGGGCCATTACATAGGGCTAAATATCTAATCCCGCAATTTAAAAACATTTCTATTTCGGATACTTCTATTTCAAAAGGAATGCGATTAATACTCTGGGGTTTGTTTAAAAATATGGTTATTGCCCAAAGAATATTTATTTTAATAAATGTATTATCGAACTCAGAAATTAGTGGTCCCTACTATTTAATTTTGGGATTGCTTTTCTTTTTCTATCTCTATTGTAATTTTAGTTCATTTATTGATTTTTTTCAAGGTATCTCTCAAATTTTTGGTATTCAACTTAAAGATAATTTTCGTAATCGTGTATATTTTTCTTCTTCAAGACAGCAATTCTGGAGAGGGTGGCACATCACGCTAAATGAATGGTTTAGAGATTATTTTTTCTTTATACTAGCAAAATATGATAAAAAAAGAAAATACACATATCTATTACTACTAATCACTTTCATACTAATTGCCTTATGGCATGAATTTACTCTTACCTTATTAATATGGGGGATTTGCAATGGATTATGGATTATACTTGAAAAAAAAGTAAACTTGCAAAAATTACCATATCCCAAAGTAAGAAAAGTCACTGGATATATTTACCACCTATTATTTTCATGTATTCTCGCATTAATATTTATTTCTCCAGATTTGATGTATCTAATTAAGACAATTTTTATAAATTCTGCATCCATTCCAAAAGAAATCATTTACCGGCAAACAAACAATATAGCAATAATAATCTTTGCTTTCATCATCATGGATTATCATTATAGTAAAGCAGAAAACAAGAGGTTTGATGAGTATTTACAAAGTAAACCTTTATTTAATCGTTGGTTTATTTATATCAAACTTACCCTGATAATTTTAGTTTTTAGCTTAAATGCAGGAGTAGACAATTATTATACCCTTTTTTGA
- a CDS encoding ParA family protein: MGKIIAIANQKGGVGKTTTSVNLAASLGVLEKKVLLIDADPQANATSGLGLDVESVEKGTYQILEHTINPEDAILETNSPNVHIIPAHIDLVAIEIELVDKDQREYMMKKAIEGLKSKYDYILIDCAPSLGLLTLNALTAADSVMIPIQCEYFALEGLGKLLNTVKSVQKIHNKNLDIEGLLLTMYDSRLRLSNQVVEEVQKHFNEMVFKTIIQRNIRLSEAPSYGESIINYDASSKGASNYLSLAHEIIKKNS; encoded by the coding sequence ATGGGTAAAATAATAGCAATTGCAAATCAAAAAGGTGGTGTAGGTAAAACAACCACTTCTGTAAACTTAGCGGCTTCTCTAGGTGTTTTAGAGAAAAAAGTACTCCTGATCGATGCAGATCCACAGGCCAATGCGACTTCTGGACTAGGACTAGATGTTGAAAGTGTTGAAAAAGGGACGTATCAAATTCTGGAGCATACTATAAATCCTGAAGATGCTATTTTAGAAACCAATTCTCCAAATGTGCATATTATCCCAGCACATATCGACTTGGTTGCAATAGAAATAGAGCTTGTTGATAAAGATCAACGTGAGTATATGATGAAAAAAGCAATTGAAGGGTTAAAGTCAAAATATGACTATATCCTAATTGATTGTGCACCTTCTCTCGGCTTGTTAACTCTAAATGCGTTAACCGCTGCTGATTCGGTAATGATTCCTATTCAATGTGAGTATTTTGCATTAGAAGGGCTTGGAAAACTTTTAAATACAGTAAAAAGCGTACAAAAAATCCATAATAAAAATTTGGATATCGAAGGATTATTACTAACGATGTATGATTCTAGATTAAGATTATCTAATCAGGTGGTAGAAGAAGTTCAAAAACACTTTAATGAAATGGTGTTTAAAACTATCATTCAGAGAAATATCCGTTTAAGTGAGGCGCCAAGTTATGGTGAAAGCATAATTAATTATGATGCTTCTAGTAAAGGTGCCAGTAATTACTTAAGTTTGGCACACGAAATTATTAAGAAAAATAGTTAA
- a CDS encoding SDR family oxidoreductase: MNYKDKMLRDGALKGKNIVVTGGGSGLGKSMTRYFLELGANVAITSRNLEKLQNTAKELESETGGTCLPLQCDVREYDQVEAMRDQVLEAFGSVDVLLNNAAGNFISPTERLSHRAFDIIIDIVLKGTKNCTLAFGKHWIKNKYKNTVVLNIVTTYAWTGSAYVVPSATAKAGVLAMTRSLAVEWAKYGMRFNAIAPGPFPTKGAWDRLLPGDLKDKIDMAKQVPLARVGDHQELANLAAYLVSDFSAYVNGEVVTLDGGEWLKGAGQFNLLEQIPEEMWDQLEAMIRAKKNK; encoded by the coding sequence ATGAATTATAAAGATAAAATGCTTCGTGACGGAGCACTAAAAGGAAAAAATATTGTTGTTACTGGTGGAGGTAGCGGATTAGGAAAGTCTATGACTAGATACTTTCTAGAACTTGGAGCCAATGTCGCCATTACTTCACGTAATTTAGAAAAATTACAAAATACCGCCAAAGAATTAGAATCAGAAACAGGGGGTACCTGTTTGCCTCTGCAATGTGATGTAAGAGAATATGATCAAGTAGAAGCAATGAGAGACCAGGTTCTTGAAGCTTTTGGTTCGGTAGATGTGTTACTTAATAATGCTGCTGGTAATTTTATTTCTCCCACAGAACGTTTATCACATCGTGCTTTTGATATCATTATTGATATTGTATTAAAAGGGACTAAAAACTGTACGCTTGCTTTCGGAAAACACTGGATTAAAAACAAGTACAAAAATACTGTTGTTTTAAATATCGTTACTACATATGCCTGGACAGGTTCGGCATATGTCGTGCCTAGTGCTACGGCAAAAGCAGGAGTTTTAGCAATGACTCGATCACTAGCTGTAGAATGGGCAAAATACGGAATGCGTTTTAATGCGATCGCTCCAGGTCCTTTTCCTACAAAAGGAGCATGGGATCGCCTTTTACCGGGAGATTTAAAAGATAAAATTGATATGGCTAAACAGGTACCTTTGGCTCGTGTAGGAGACCACCAGGAGCTTGCTAATCTTGCAGCGTATCTGGTATCAGATTTTTCTGCATACGTTAATGGTGAAGTCGTTACACTAGATGGTGGTGAATGGCTAAAAGGAGCAGGACAATTTAATCTTCTTGAACAAATCCCTGAAGAAATGTGGGATCAACTGGAAGCAATGATCAGAGCAAAAAAAAATAAATAA
- a CDS encoding WbqC family protein: MKTSLLHPTYFGSILQYIAVAQSDTVVFENEDNYQKQTYRNRTYVYGANGKLLLSIPIKHSQKQERKLYRDVRIENDFQWQTLHWKSLESAYRTSPFFEYYEDEFVHLFEKPREFLLDFNYECMQVVLDCLQLDTSFSKTTTYDKDPKETTDLRSLVNAKKEKSDALQPYIQVFEDKHGFIPNLSILDLIFNEGTNALTYLEHQSIFNR, from the coding sequence TTGAAAACATCTCTACTCCATCCTACGTATTTTGGATCTATACTACAATATATAGCTGTAGCCCAATCTGATACTGTTGTTTTTGAAAATGAAGATAATTATCAAAAACAAACCTATCGTAATCGTACTTATGTCTATGGAGCAAATGGTAAGCTTTTATTATCTATTCCTATTAAACATAGTCAAAAGCAAGAAAGGAAATTATATAGAGATGTTCGCATAGAGAACGATTTTCAGTGGCAAACACTGCATTGGAAATCTCTTGAAAGCGCTTACAGAACTTCACCGTTTTTCGAGTATTATGAAGATGAATTTGTTCATTTATTTGAAAAGCCCAGAGAATTTCTTCTGGATTTTAATTATGAATGTATGCAAGTCGTACTAGACTGTCTTCAATTAGACACTTCTTTTTCTAAAACTACTACATACGACAAAGATCCCAAAGAAACTACTGATTTGCGAAGTCTGGTGAATGCAAAAAAAGAAAAATCGGACGCTCTTCAGCCATACATCCAGGTTTTTGAAGATAAACATGGTTTTATTCCTAACCTTTCTATTTTGGATTTGATATTTAACGAAGGGACCAATGCCCTAACCTATCTGGAGCATCAATCTATTTTTAATCGATAA
- the lepB gene encoding signal peptidase I, with protein sequence MILTEWFIFFLILQVIHFLGTWKLYVKAGRKAWEALIPVYNAVILMKIINRQWWWVILLFIPVINVIMLPVIWVETIRSFGKNSTTDTILVIVTLGFYIFYVNYMLDVTYIEDRDLKPRTATGEWVSSILFAIVAATIVHTYFMQPYTIPTGSLERTLLVGDFLFVSKFHYGARTPMTAVSFPMVHDTIPLVRTKSYTNKPQYPYFRLPGFQKIKRNDIVVFSWPIDTVNAFQQYSDGKYHYKPIDKKSNYVKRCVGIPGDSLSVVDGFVHINGKQTKLPERAQLQFSYSGTTKGSSFNLQNLYNRYKIKQNEFGYNNSQFSAAGMTEEAASRFKNHQNVASIQRNVSTIKDPKIFPNNGKVNWNSDNFGAIYIPEAGKTVKMDLKSFSLYRRIIEVYEGSEMGIDNKLSVNGTQVLLNGKPIDSYTFKQDYYWMMGDNRHNSEDSRVWGYVPANHVVGKPVFVWFSWDSNAKGLFNKIRWERLFTTVGGSGKPVSYFKYFLIVLAGWIIYNQYRKRKKGA encoded by the coding sequence ATGATACTTACAGAGTGGTTTATTTTTTTTCTGATACTACAGGTTATTCATTTTCTGGGGACCTGGAAATTATACGTTAAAGCGGGTAGAAAAGCATGGGAAGCTCTTATCCCCGTATATAATGCTGTAATTTTAATGAAAATTATAAATCGCCAGTGGTGGTGGGTAATACTATTATTTATCCCTGTAATTAATGTTATTATGTTACCTGTTATTTGGGTAGAAACCATACGAAGTTTTGGTAAAAACTCTACGACAGATACTATCCTGGTTATCGTTACTCTTGGATTTTATATCTTTTATGTAAACTACATGCTCGATGTAACCTATATTGAAGATCGGGATCTAAAACCAAGAACTGCTACAGGAGAATGGGTTAGTTCGATTCTATTTGCCATTGTTGCTGCAACTATAGTACATACTTATTTTATGCAACCCTATACCATTCCTACCGGTTCTTTAGAAAGAACATTGCTGGTAGGGGATTTCTTATTTGTTAGTAAGTTTCATTATGGAGCTCGTACACCTATGACAGCAGTATCTTTTCCTATGGTTCATGATACAATCCCTTTGGTGCGAACCAAATCATATACTAACAAGCCTCAATATCCATATTTTAGACTACCTGGTTTTCAAAAAATCAAACGTAATGATATTGTAGTGTTTAGCTGGCCAATAGATACAGTAAATGCTTTTCAGCAATATAGCGATGGAAAATATCATTATAAACCTATAGATAAAAAATCTAATTATGTAAAACGTTGTGTAGGTATTCCCGGAGATTCCTTGTCTGTAGTGGATGGTTTTGTTCATATTAACGGAAAACAAACTAAACTACCAGAACGAGCACAATTACAGTTTTCATATTCCGGAACTACAAAAGGTAGTAGTTTCAACCTTCAAAATTTATACAACCGCTATAAAATAAAGCAGAACGAGTTTGGGTATAACAATTCACAATTTAGTGCTGCCGGTATGACCGAAGAAGCTGCTTCTCGATTTAAAAATCATCAAAACGTAGCAAGTATACAGCGAAATGTGTCTACTATAAAAGATCCTAAAATCTTTCCTAATAACGGTAAAGTAAACTGGAACTCTGATAATTTTGGCGCAATTTATATTCCTGAAGCTGGTAAAACTGTGAAAATGGATCTCAAAAGTTTTTCTCTTTACAGAAGAATTATAGAAGTCTATGAAGGTTCTGAAATGGGAATTGACAATAAACTATCTGTAAATGGTACGCAAGTACTCCTTAACGGTAAACCTATAGATAGCTATACTTTTAAACAAGATTATTACTGGATGATGGGTGATAATCGTCATAACAGTGAAGATAGCCGTGTATGGGGCTATGTTCCTGCCAATCATGTTGTAGGAAAACCTGTTTTTGTATGGTTTAGCTGGGATTCTAATGCTAAAGGGCTTTTTAACAAAATACGATGGGAACGCTTGTTTACTACTGTTGGAGGAAGTGGAAAACCCGTATCCTATTTTAAATATTTCCTGATCGTTTTAGCTGGCTGGATTATCTATAACCAATATCGTAAGAGGAAAAAAGGAGCTTAA
- a CDS encoding DUF6122 family protein, whose amino-acid sequence MIRPIIHYGFHLILPLLIALLFFPKQWKRVYFLFIAAMLIDIDHILADQIFDPNRCSIGFHPLHSYYAITAYGIMLFFPKTRIIGLALLWHILTDLLDCRMM is encoded by the coding sequence ATGATTCGACCTATAATACATTACGGCTTTCATCTCATACTCCCTTTACTAATCGCATTACTCTTCTTTCCCAAACAATGGAAGAGGGTTTATTTTCTGTTTATCGCAGCTATGCTAATCGATATCGATCATATTTTAGCCGATCAAATTTTTGACCCTAATCGGTGCAGTATTGGATTCCATCCTTTACATAGTTATTATGCTATTACGGCATATGGAATTATGTTATTTTTTCCTAAAACGAGAATTATCGGATTAGCTCTGCTATGGCATATTCTTACAGATCTGCTTGATTGCCGGATGATGTAA
- a CDS encoding DUF5683 domain-containing protein: MKIKFFYIIFFVLLSIQNVLSQENEELKVITEEVPVKKKKKERKVRPYEPLAPARAAFYSAVLPGLGQAYTKKYWKIPIVYAALGTGIYFYIDNNNKYNRFRDIYKRRLAGFTDDEFPNITNDQLISLQERFRRDKELSLLITVGVYLLNIVDANVTAHLLQYNVTEDLSFKPKINFNEFDTRPNYGVSLNYSF; the protein is encoded by the coding sequence GTGAAGATTAAATTCTTTTATATTATTTTTTTTGTATTACTTTCTATTCAAAATGTTCTTTCTCAAGAAAATGAAGAATTAAAAGTTATTACAGAAGAAGTTCCTGTAAAAAAGAAAAAAAAGGAAAGGAAAGTACGCCCTTATGAGCCTCTGGCTCCAGCTAGGGCGGCATTTTATTCTGCAGTTCTACCAGGATTGGGGCAGGCATACACCAAAAAATATTGGAAAATCCCTATCGTATATGCAGCCTTAGGGACAGGTATTTATTTTTATATAGATAATAATAATAAGTATAACCGTTTTCGAGATATATACAAACGTAGATTAGCAGGTTTTACAGATGATGAGTTTCCGAATATTACAAATGATCAATTAATATCATTACAAGAACGCTTTCGTCGAGATAAAGAGCTATCACTATTAATAACGGTAGGAGTTTATCTTCTAAATATTGTAGATGCAAATGTTACGGCTCACTTATTACAATATAATGTAACCGAAGATCTCTCGTTCAAACCAAAAATAAATTTTAACGAGTTTGATACCAGACCAAATTATGGTGTATCACTCAACTATAGTTTTTAA
- the dapB gene encoding 4-hydroxy-tetrahydrodipicolinate reductase, with product MKIALLGYGKMGKTIEKIAIERGHTIVLKVDKDDTTYDLSEADVAIDFSIPGAAVNNITNCFNANVPVVSGTTGWLDHYDNILKLCNEKKGSFIYASNYSLGVNLFFELNKKLAKMMNPLEGYTIAMEEIHHTEKLDAPSGTAITLAEGVIQNTDKKAWQLDQGDENTIPIVAKRIDKVPGTHTITYSSLVDDIEIKHTAHNRNGFALGAVVAAEWLKDKTGVYSMKDVLGL from the coding sequence ATGAAAATCGCACTACTAGGATATGGAAAAATGGGTAAAACCATAGAAAAGATTGCAATAGAAAGAGGCCATACCATAGTACTTAAAGTAGATAAAGATGATACCACATATGATCTTTCTGAAGCCGATGTTGCTATAGATTTTAGTATTCCTGGTGCAGCAGTAAATAATATTACCAATTGTTTTAATGCAAATGTTCCTGTAGTCTCCGGAACAACAGGGTGGTTAGATCATTATGATAATATTCTTAAGTTATGTAACGAAAAAAAGGGAAGTTTTATTTATGCTTCGAATTATAGTTTGGGCGTAAATTTATTTTTTGAGCTTAATAAAAAACTTGCCAAGATGATGAATCCTTTAGAAGGATATACTATAGCTATGGAAGAGATTCATCATACCGAAAAACTGGACGCTCCAAGTGGTACTGCGATAACACTCGCTGAAGGAGTTATTCAAAATACTGATAAAAAAGCATGGCAACTGGATCAAGGTGATGAAAACACCATCCCAATTGTTGCAAAAAGAATTGATAAGGTTCCTGGTACCCATACTATAACATACTCTTCTCTTGTTGATGATATAGAAATTAAACATACAGCACATAATCGTAATGGTTTTGCGTTGGGGGCAGTTGTAGCAGCCGAATGGTTAAAAGACAAAACCGGAGTTTATAGTATGAAAGATGTGTTAGGCTTATAA
- a CDS encoding ParB/RepB/Spo0J family partition protein yields the protein MAKATKKQALGRGLSALLKDPENDIKSVEDKNADKVVGNIIELDLDSIDVNPFQPRTSFNDETLRELATSIKEVGVIQPITVRKLDFDNYQLVSGERRFRASKLAGLKKIPAYIRIANDQESLTMALVENIQRQDLDPIEIALSYQRLIDEISLTQEQLSDRVGKKRSTIANYLRLLKLDPIVQTGMRDGFISMGHGRALINIEDQQQQLDIYETIIGKSLSVRDTEKIVRSLNDNTEDTPNTKASSTNNQLPKHIAKGVKEFSDYFGAKIDIKVSGKGSGKLIIPFSSEEDFKRLKKLINSED from the coding sequence ATGGCGAAGGCAACCAAAAAGCAGGCATTAGGAAGAGGATTATCGGCACTATTAAAAGATCCCGAAAATGACATAAAATCGGTAGAAGATAAAAATGCCGATAAAGTAGTTGGTAATATCATAGAATTAGATCTGGATAGTATAGATGTAAATCCATTTCAACCTCGTACTAGTTTTAATGATGAAACATTACGAGAACTTGCGACTTCTATAAAAGAAGTTGGCGTTATACAACCTATCACGGTTCGTAAATTAGATTTTGACAATTATCAGTTAGTAAGTGGGGAACGCCGTTTTCGAGCTTCAAAATTAGCTGGATTAAAGAAAATACCCGCATATATTCGTATCGCCAATGACCAGGAGTCGTTAACAATGGCATTGGTAGAGAATATTCAACGACAGGATTTAGATCCTATAGAAATTGCCTTATCGTATCAGCGTCTTATCGATGAGATTAGTTTAACACAAGAGCAATTAAGTGACAGAGTAGGGAAAAAAAGATCTACCATTGCTAATTATCTAAGATTACTAAAACTAGATCCTATCGTACAAACCGGTATGCGTGATGGTTTTATATCTATGGGGCATGGTCGCGCTTTGATAAATATAGAAGATCAACAACAGCAACTGGATATATATGAAACTATTATAGGAAAATCTTTATCTGTTCGCGATACCGAAAAAATAGTTAGATCTCTTAATGACAATACAGAAGATACTCCAAATACCAAGGCTTCTTCTACGAATAATCAGTTACCAAAACACATCGCTAAAGGGGTTAAAGAATTCTCGGATTATTTTGGCGCAAAAATTGATATAAAAGTTTCTGGTAAAGGAAGTGGAAAACTTATTATACCATTTTCTTCTGAAGAAGATTTTAAACGCTTAAAGAAACTTATAAATAGTGAAGATTAA
- a CDS encoding acyl carrier protein, which yields MNIKLWLQEKIAEETELPINEISCDLEFINFNMDSLSILTLAFDLESKLNIGEIDPTLFSEYNTINKLVTWVENQK from the coding sequence ATGAATATAAAATTATGGCTTCAGGAAAAAATCGCTGAAGAAACTGAATTACCTATCAACGAGATATCTTGTGACCTAGAATTTATTAACTTCAATATGGATTCTCTATCTATTTTAACCTTGGCTTTTGATTTAGAATCAAAACTGAATATAGGAGAAATTGACCCAACCCTTTTTTCTGAATACAATACAATTAACAAGCTTGTTACATGGGTCGAGAATCAAAAATAA
- a CDS encoding cytochrome P450 — translation MGRESKIIWNPYTKGYFDNPYPHLKQCREENPIHKGVHNEFIFFKYKDVSKILRSNDFSVSELSSYLQTKEPYIFKNTSTCPYLSKGTQKWPMYLNGDEHKNLRAVMGKSLKEFELNQVIKESLAILNDHYKNSITIDLVEYCAYFIFLITEKLFGIKDFESFESIKKYSNMLARSQDLFIPKQIYKEINSWFLWGKDIFHDSKYKENIRFFANKLDIEYTDEDIYSIMAISVMAAFETSKDNLTMALFEILRDQKLINYVLHNDTRELNLLIEELFRFSSPLQYTVRVNNEVIEYNDIVIPAKSKLYLCLASANRDPENFTDPDKITPNRTPNEHLAFGGGNHFCLGAQISRQEMRYCLKPMISFLKDFTIDDTQSTKWARQIFMRTASSLSIKLK, via the coding sequence ATGGGTCGAGAATCAAAAATAATTTGGAATCCATACACTAAGGGATATTTTGATAATCCATACCCCCACCTAAAGCAATGTAGAGAAGAAAACCCGATTCATAAAGGAGTGCATAACGAATTTATATTTTTCAAGTATAAAGATGTTAGCAAAATTCTTCGTTCAAATGATTTTAGTGTATCTGAGCTTAGTTCATATCTACAAACGAAAGAGCCTTACATATTTAAAAACACAAGTACATGTCCATATTTGTCAAAAGGAACTCAAAAGTGGCCTATGTATTTAAATGGTGATGAACATAAAAACTTAAGAGCTGTAATGGGTAAATCATTAAAAGAATTTGAGTTAAATCAAGTTATAAAAGAGTCTCTTGCCATCTTAAATGATCATTACAAAAATTCAATTACTATTGATTTGGTAGAGTATTGTGCATATTTTATTTTTTTAATTACCGAAAAACTTTTTGGCATTAAAGATTTTGAAAGTTTTGAGAGCATTAAAAAATACTCAAATATGCTTGCTAGAAGTCAGGATTTATTTATTCCGAAACAAATATATAAAGAAATTAATTCGTGGTTTTTATGGGGTAAAGACATTTTTCATGACTCAAAATACAAAGAGAATATTAGGTTTTTTGCTAATAAATTAGATATAGAATATACAGATGAAGATATCTATTCAATTATGGCTATTTCTGTAATGGCTGCTTTTGAAACCTCAAAAGACAACCTTACTATGGCTTTATTTGAAATACTAAGGGATCAAAAATTAATAAATTATGTATTACATAATGACACTAGAGAGTTAAACCTTTTGATTGAAGAATTATTCAGGTTTTCCTCTCCGCTACAATATACTGTAAGAGTAAACAATGAAGTTATAGAATACAATGATATCGTTATCCCTGCTAAATCAAAATTATACCTGTGCTTAGCTAGTGCAAATCGTGATCCAGAAAATTTCACAGACCCAGATAAGATAACCCCCAATAGAACTCCAAATGAACATTTGGCTTTTGGTGGTGGAAATCACTTTTGTTTGGGAGCGCAGATATCACGACAAGAAATGAGGTATTGTCTAAAACCTATGATTAGTTTTTTGAAAGATTTTACAATAGACGATACTCAATCAACAAAGTGGGCAAGACAAATTTTTATGCGAACTGCAAGTTCTTTATCAATAAAATTGAAATAA